The DNA region CATCTTCGATGACGCAGAGGGGGGCGGCTACCCGGCGATCTGTGTCCCCGAGCCGGACGCGGAGGAGTTCCGCGAGGCCGGCCTGTGGCACTCGGCCTCCTCGGTCGAGGGACTCGCCGAGGCAACCGGCCTGGATGCCCGGGCGCTCTCAGAGACGGTGGAGAGGTTTAACAGCCTCGCGGAATCCGGTCGCGACGAGGACTTCGGGCGGGGTGAGGATCCCTACGGTCGGTTCTTCCTGGGCGCAACCGAGGCTTCGCAATGTGTGCGGCCGCTGGACACCGGTTCTATGCACGCCGTGAGAATAGTGCTGGGCGACCTCGGAACAAAAGGAGGTGCGGTGATCGATCAGAACGGATCCGTGCGCCGGGCAGATGGCTCCGCGATCGCCGGCTTGTACGCAGCCGGCAATTCGACGGCATCCGTGTCAGGCGAGGTCTACCCGGGACCCGGCGTGCCGCTCGGCTCGGGGATGACGATCGCCTTCCGAGCCGCCGCCGATATGGCGGGCGCATCCCTGGCGTAGACACGGACAGCTAAGCCCCGGGCTGCTGGCTGGCAGACCGGGGCTCCGCCGTGTGACGGCGGCTCGCGCTGGATCAGTGCTGAGAGAGGTCGGTGGCGACGCACCGGTCCCAGATCTCCCCGGCGACTATTCGTAGCGGTGCCACGAGCTGGCGTGGGTCGAATGACCCGATGGGGGCGGTCACGGACAGCCCAGCGAGATTGCCGTAGGGGTGGTCGGCGGGGCCGATCGAGACACCGACGCAGGCGATACCGGGGAATGCTTCGCCGTGGTCGAAGGCTGAACCGCGGTTTCGGGCGTCCGCGAGTTCTTGTTGGTACGGAGTGAGTCGCTGGGACGGCGGCCCCTGCGGGGAGGGCCAACGGATCTCCGGGAGTCCGGCGGCATTCGCCATGATCATCTTCCCCACCGCAGTGAGGTGGGCGGGCACGCGTTGGCCGACGGCGGTCGGGGTCGGGCCGGACTTCCGGCCGTTGGTCTTGGCGAAGTAGATCGTGTCGCCGCGGTCGACCACGCCCAGTTGGATCGTGTACCCCGTCCGCTGGGCGAATGCGTTCATGGCTGGAACCGCCTGCCGGAGGAGCCGGTTCTGCCGGAGCGCCGAATAGCCCATCTCGTACGCGCTGACGCCCAGTTCGTAGGAATGCTCGGTCGACCTCGCGAGCCAGCCCGCGGTGACGAGCTGATCCAGTAGGCGGTGCACCGAAGACCTGGGCAACCCTGTGGATGCCGTCACCTGGGCCAGGGTCATGGGGCCGGCGTCGCTGAAGGCCCGTAGGACGAGGGAGACGCGTTCGACCATGGACGAGGGGGCCGCGTCCTCCGCGTCCGTCCCCGCCGTCGGTGCGGTGCGCACGGCTCCACGGCGAACGCTGCTCTGAGGGGGCATCTCGGATGCCGGCCGCCTAGTGCTCCGAGGGGGGTTGATCGTGGTCATGCTTCCTCCGCCAGGTTTTTCTTACGTGTGATGTGTATCACGCTGACGGAGCGTCGCACCAATTGGGCCCAGCGGTGGTCGCCGTCCCGCTGAGCGGGACGCCTCTCCGCCGTCCCGCTGGGCGGGAGACGTAGCTCACATCTTCGGCCGTCATTGCCAAGCTGAGCCCATCGCGACGGACTTCGTCGGAGCTCCGACCGACCAGGCAGCGGGGCTCATCGAACAGGAGGAACTGTGACTACAACGCAAGTACGGTCCGGTGGCCAGCGTGACGGGGAGGCAGACGAGGGCGTCCGCCTGATCGACGCCGGCACCCCGCCGGCGCGGTTCGCCCGCGGCTGGCACTGTCTCGGGTTGGTTCGTGACTTCGCAGACGGGAAGCCGCACCAGGTCTCCGCCTTCGGCACCGAACTCGTGGTGTTCGCGGGGGAGGGCGGCGAACTCAGCGTGCTCGACGCCTTCTGTCGGCACATGGGTGGCAACCTCGCCCGCGGCCAGGTCAAGGGAAACGCCATCGCCTGCCCCTTCCACGACTGGCGGTGGCGCGGAGACGGCAAGTGCGTCGGAATCCCTTACGCCCGCCGCGTGCCGCCGGTCGCCAAGACCAAGGCGTGGAAGACGCTAGAGGTCAACGGCCAGCTGTTCGTCTGGAACGACCCGCAGGGGAGCACCCCGCCGCCCGAGCTCACGATTCCGGAGATCCCCACCTACGGCGATCCCGGGTGGACGGACTGGGTGTGGAACACCCTCGACGTGGAGGGTTCCCACTGCCGCGAGATCGTCGACAACGTCGTGGACATGGCGCACTTCTTCTACGTCCACTACGCGATGCCGACGTACTTCCGGAACGTCTTCGAGGGGCACACCGCCACGCAGGTCATGCGTTCGCGGCCTCGCCCCGATGCGGCAACAGTCGAGATGGGCGAGACCAACTACTCGGTGGAAAGCCGGTCTGACGCCACCTACTACGGCCCCTCCTACATGATCGACAAGCTCTGGATCGGCGTCGATCCGGACGGCGACCCCAACGTCTACCTCATCAACTGCCACTACCCGATCTCGCCGACCGCGTTCCGCCTCCAGTACGGCGTAATCGTCGCCAAGCCCGAGGGATACCCGGATGAAGCGGCCCAGGCGATGGCCGAGGGGGTCGCCCAGGGCGTGGCGATCGGCTTCGAGCAGGACGTCGAGGTCTGGAAGCACAAGTCCAGCATCGACAATCCGCTGCTGTCCGAGGAGGACGGTCCCGTCTACCAGCTTCGTCGCTGGTACGAGCAGTTCTACGTGGACGTCGAGGACGTCCAGCCCGAGATGGTCGATCGTTTCGAGTTCGAGATCGACACCGAACGGGCCCTGACCAA from Dietzia sp. B32 includes:
- a CDS encoding IclR family transcriptional regulator, producing the protein MVERVSLVLRAFSDAGPMTLAQVTASTGLPRSSVHRLLDQLVTAGWLARSTEHSYELGVSAYEMGYSALRQNRLLRQAVPAMNAFAQRTGYTIQLGVVDRGDTIYFAKTNGRKSGPTPTAVGQRVPAHLTAVGKMIMANAAGLPEIRWPSPQGPPSQRLTPYQQELADARNRGSAFDHGEAFPGIACVGVSIGPADHPYGNLAGLSVTAPIGSFDPRQLVAPLRIVAGEIWDRCVATDLSQH
- a CDS encoding aromatic ring-hydroxylating dioxygenase subunit alpha, producing the protein MTTTQVRSGGQRDGEADEGVRLIDAGTPPARFARGWHCLGLVRDFADGKPHQVSAFGTELVVFAGEGGELSVLDAFCRHMGGNLARGQVKGNAIACPFHDWRWRGDGKCVGIPYARRVPPVAKTKAWKTLEVNGQLFVWNDPQGSTPPPELTIPEIPTYGDPGWTDWVWNTLDVEGSHCREIVDNVVDMAHFFYVHYAMPTYFRNVFEGHTATQVMRSRPRPDAATVEMGETNYSVESRSDATYYGPSYMIDKLWIGVDPDGDPNVYLINCHYPISPTAFRLQYGVIVAKPEGYPDEAAQAMAEGVAQGVAIGFEQDVEVWKHKSSIDNPLLSEEDGPVYQLRRWYEQFYVDVEDVQPEMVDRFEFEIDTERALTNWQAEIDANLAAGRTAFDPVEGSAQ